The Desertifilum tharense IPPAS B-1220 genome has a segment encoding these proteins:
- a CDS encoding type I restriction endonuclease subunit R has translation MVLKTAITDAIATLADVETRFHLQRTEDEGFFSEWYENLPEITDTQKNELDVIRRRYLYHLADGSLAEGTVTLLMGSPLLEKAGLYDPPFKMRGEASVNIILEQGEDAETLRGRIDTLVVQNQFWVTLLESKRTTISAMSALPQTLAYMMANPHPDRPVFGMVTNGNEIIFVKLARHQYDVSDIFSPVPLRNRLYDAMRILKRIGNTIALT, from the coding sequence GTGGTTCTGAAAACAGCGATTACCGATGCGATCGCAACCTTGGCAGATGTTGAAACTCGCTTTCACCTCCAACGGACAGAAGACGAGGGGTTTTTTAGCGAATGGTATGAAAATTTACCCGAAATTACGGATACTCAGAAAAACGAGCTTGATGTTATTAGACGCCGCTATCTCTATCATCTCGCCGATGGGAGTCTCGCTGAAGGAACCGTAACTCTATTGATGGGTTCGCCTTTATTAGAAAAAGCTGGTTTGTACGATCCGCCCTTTAAAATGCGTGGAGAAGCCTCGGTTAATATTATTTTAGAACAGGGTGAGGATGCAGAAACTTTGCGAGGTCGGATTGACACCTTAGTGGTGCAAAATCAGTTTTGGGTAACGTTGCTAGAATCAAAACGGACGACCATTTCGGCAATGTCTGCTCTTCCCCAAACTCTAGCCTATATGATGGCAAATCCCCATCCCGATCGACCCGTGTTTGGTATGGTGACAAACGGAAATGAGATTATTTTTGTGAAGCTGGCTAGACATCAGTATGATGTTTCAGATATTTTCTCACCTGTGCCTTTGCGAAATCGTCTTTATGATGCCATGAGAATTTTAAAGCGCATTGGAAATACGATTGCGCTAACTTAA